In the genome of Cryptomeria japonica chromosome 8, Sugi_1.0, whole genome shotgun sequence, one region contains:
- the LOC131077265 gene encoding protein HOTHEAD-like isoform X1, whose translation MGVQGSTLLICLLLHAFLCISAKAEHSFVKEAKNGQWKKSRYDYIIVGGGTAGCSLAATLSQNMSVLLLERGGSPFGNEKILNIENFEANLDDTGSNRSTGQQFVSEDGVLNIRPRVLGGGTCLNAGFYTRASSSEVKAMGLEPGLVEQSYRWVESVVAHRPPPNEWQNAVAKGLIEIGISPYNGFTYDHIPGTKLGGTIFNSTGHRSTAADILVQRANPRKLTVLLYATVQRLLFITKDETRPTAKGVVFIDADGREQQVFLKDGKSEVIISAGALGSPQLLMLSGIGPAEELKPMGIKVIMDQPAVGKGMADNPMNTIYIPLAIGVPVSLIQVVGITKFGSYIETCSGFKFYSKSEGKKDGVILQKVKGPLSKGYLRLDNSTNIDDNPVVKFNYYDHPMDVQSCVKGIGTIEKIIKSHPTKKIISPSTSLNKIMNSSYQTIGNLIPRNPEGWGSLEKFCKDTVTTIWHYHGGCQVGSVVDGEYRLLGADGVRVIDGSTFLFSPGTNPQATVMMLGRYMGVRILRERLGLSAGV comes from the exons ATGGGTGTTCAAGGGAGCACGCTGTTAATATGCCTCCTCCTCCATGCCTTCCTCTGCATCTCTGCAAAAG CAGAGCATTCATTTGTGAAAGAAGCAAAGAATGGTCAGTGGAAGAAGTCAAGGTATGATTATATAATAGTTGGCGGAGGAACTGCTGGGTGTAGTCTTGCTGCCACTCTCTCACAGAATATGTCTGTACTCCTCTTGGAGAGAGGAGGATCTCCGTTTGGTAACGAAAAAATATTGAATATAGAGAATTTTGAAGCAAATTTGGATGACACTGGTTCGAATCGCTCGACAGGCCAGCAATTTGTATCTGAAGATGGG GTGCTAAATATAAGACCAAGAGTGTTAGGAGGAGGCACCTGTCTCAATGCAGGATTTTACACACGTGCAAGTTCAAGTGAGGTGAAAGCCATGGGATTGGAGCCAGGCCTGGTGGAGCAGTCTTATCGTTGGGTGGAAAGTGTGGTAGCCCATCGACCACCCCCAAATGAATGGCAGAATGCAGTAGCAAAAGGTCTTATAGAAATAGGCATTTCTCCTTACAATGGCTTCACATATGACCACATCCCTGGGACCAAGCTTGGTGGGACAATTTTTAATAGCACCGGACATCGCTCTACAGCTGCTGATATTCTTGTTCAACGTGCCAATCCAAGAAAACTTACAGTTTTGCTGTATGCAACAGTTCAACGTCTTCTTTTTATTACAAAAG ACGAAACAAGGCCTACAGCAAAAGGGGTTGTTTTCATAGATGCTGATGGAAGAGAGCAACAAGTCTTTTTGAAAGATGGTAAAAGTGAGGTTATAATATCTGCTGGAGCTTTGGGAAGCCCACAGTTGCTTATGCTTAGTGGGATTGGGCCTGCAGAAGAATTGAAGCCCATGGGAATAAAAGTGATAATGGACCAGCCTGCAGTTGGGAAGGGTATGGCTGACAATCCCATGAATACCATTTATATTCCCTTGGCAATTGGAGTGCCAGTCTCTCTTATTCAAGTAGTGGGTATCACAAAATTTGGAAGCTATATAGAGACATGCAGTGGATTTAAATTTTACAGTAAG AGTGAAGGGAAGAAGGATGGAGTTATTCTGCAAAAGGTGAAAGGTCCTCTTTCTAAAGGTTATCTGAGATTGGATAACAGTACCAATATTGATGATAATCCAGTTGTGAAATTCAATTACTATGATCACCCAATGGATGTACAGAGCTGTGTGAAAGGAATAGGAACCATCGAAAAGATCATTAAGTCACACCCAACGAAAAAAATCATTTCCCCCAGCACGAGTCTgaacaagatcatgaattcaaGCTATCAAACTATTGGAAATTTGATTCCCAGGAACCCTGAAGGCTGGGGATCATTAGAGAAGTTCTGTAAAGATACAGTCACAACAATTTGGCATTATCATGGTGGATGTCAGGTGGGTAGTGTTGTTGATGGAGAGTATAGACTCCTTGGAGCAGATGGTGTTCGAGTCATTGATGGCTCCACTTTTCTTTTCTCTCCAGGAACTAATCCTCAGGCTACAGTGATGATGCTTGGAAG ATACATGGGAGTGAGAATATTGAGAGAACGATTAGGCCTATCAGCAGGAGTATAG
- the LOC131077265 gene encoding protein HOTHEAD-like isoform X2, which translates to MGVQGSTLLICLLLHAFLCISAKEHSFVKEAKNGQWKKSRYDYIIVGGGTAGCSLAATLSQNMSVLLLERGGSPFGNEKILNIENFEANLDDTGSNRSTGQQFVSEDGVLNIRPRVLGGGTCLNAGFYTRASSSEVKAMGLEPGLVEQSYRWVESVVAHRPPPNEWQNAVAKGLIEIGISPYNGFTYDHIPGTKLGGTIFNSTGHRSTAADILVQRANPRKLTVLLYATVQRLLFITKDETRPTAKGVVFIDADGREQQVFLKDGKSEVIISAGALGSPQLLMLSGIGPAEELKPMGIKVIMDQPAVGKGMADNPMNTIYIPLAIGVPVSLIQVVGITKFGSYIETCSGFKFYSKSEGKKDGVILQKVKGPLSKGYLRLDNSTNIDDNPVVKFNYYDHPMDVQSCVKGIGTIEKIIKSHPTKKIISPSTSLNKIMNSSYQTIGNLIPRNPEGWGSLEKFCKDTVTTIWHYHGGCQVGSVVDGEYRLLGADGVRVIDGSTFLFSPGTNPQATVMMLGRYMGVRILRERLGLSAGV; encoded by the exons ATGGGTGTTCAAGGGAGCACGCTGTTAATATGCCTCCTCCTCCATGCCTTCCTCTGCATCTCTGCAAAAG AGCATTCATTTGTGAAAGAAGCAAAGAATGGTCAGTGGAAGAAGTCAAGGTATGATTATATAATAGTTGGCGGAGGAACTGCTGGGTGTAGTCTTGCTGCCACTCTCTCACAGAATATGTCTGTACTCCTCTTGGAGAGAGGAGGATCTCCGTTTGGTAACGAAAAAATATTGAATATAGAGAATTTTGAAGCAAATTTGGATGACACTGGTTCGAATCGCTCGACAGGCCAGCAATTTGTATCTGAAGATGGG GTGCTAAATATAAGACCAAGAGTGTTAGGAGGAGGCACCTGTCTCAATGCAGGATTTTACACACGTGCAAGTTCAAGTGAGGTGAAAGCCATGGGATTGGAGCCAGGCCTGGTGGAGCAGTCTTATCGTTGGGTGGAAAGTGTGGTAGCCCATCGACCACCCCCAAATGAATGGCAGAATGCAGTAGCAAAAGGTCTTATAGAAATAGGCATTTCTCCTTACAATGGCTTCACATATGACCACATCCCTGGGACCAAGCTTGGTGGGACAATTTTTAATAGCACCGGACATCGCTCTACAGCTGCTGATATTCTTGTTCAACGTGCCAATCCAAGAAAACTTACAGTTTTGCTGTATGCAACAGTTCAACGTCTTCTTTTTATTACAAAAG ACGAAACAAGGCCTACAGCAAAAGGGGTTGTTTTCATAGATGCTGATGGAAGAGAGCAACAAGTCTTTTTGAAAGATGGTAAAAGTGAGGTTATAATATCTGCTGGAGCTTTGGGAAGCCCACAGTTGCTTATGCTTAGTGGGATTGGGCCTGCAGAAGAATTGAAGCCCATGGGAATAAAAGTGATAATGGACCAGCCTGCAGTTGGGAAGGGTATGGCTGACAATCCCATGAATACCATTTATATTCCCTTGGCAATTGGAGTGCCAGTCTCTCTTATTCAAGTAGTGGGTATCACAAAATTTGGAAGCTATATAGAGACATGCAGTGGATTTAAATTTTACAGTAAG AGTGAAGGGAAGAAGGATGGAGTTATTCTGCAAAAGGTGAAAGGTCCTCTTTCTAAAGGTTATCTGAGATTGGATAACAGTACCAATATTGATGATAATCCAGTTGTGAAATTCAATTACTATGATCACCCAATGGATGTACAGAGCTGTGTGAAAGGAATAGGAACCATCGAAAAGATCATTAAGTCACACCCAACGAAAAAAATCATTTCCCCCAGCACGAGTCTgaacaagatcatgaattcaaGCTATCAAACTATTGGAAATTTGATTCCCAGGAACCCTGAAGGCTGGGGATCATTAGAGAAGTTCTGTAAAGATACAGTCACAACAATTTGGCATTATCATGGTGGATGTCAGGTGGGTAGTGTTGTTGATGGAGAGTATAGACTCCTTGGAGCAGATGGTGTTCGAGTCATTGATGGCTCCACTTTTCTTTTCTCTCCAGGAACTAATCCTCAGGCTACAGTGATGATGCTTGGAAG ATACATGGGAGTGAGAATATTGAGAGAACGATTAGGCCTATCAGCAGGAGTATAG